The following are from one region of the Silene latifolia isolate original U9 population chromosome 9, ASM4854445v1, whole genome shotgun sequence genome:
- the LOC141601333 gene encoding uncharacterized protein LOC141601333, protein MNNLKRRLKKIGAKWAYELPFVLWSDRTTPKVATGQSPFSLVYGAEAVIPSEGQIPTHRYANATEERNQVEMASSLDTIDELRTSAQIRMAAYKQTTTRSYNKNLSLEGGQPQNPLAGAISSFPYKEVPNVRVVETEGFKHPDGQKAP, encoded by the exons ATGAACAACCTAAAAAGAAGGCTGAAGAAGATAGGAGCCAAATGGGCATATGAGCTCCCCTTCGTGTTGTGGTCTGATAGAACCACCCCTAAAGTGGCAACAGGTCAATCACCATTCAGTCTGGTATATGGGGCCGAGGCAGTTATTCCCTCTGAGGGGCAAATACCGACGCATCGATATGCCAATGCCACCGAGGAAAGGAACCAGGTGGAAATGGCCAGCAGCCTCGATACCATTGACGAGCTAAGAACCAGTGCCCAAATCAGGATGGCAGCCTACAAGCAGACAACAACTAGAAGTTACAACAAAAAC CTATCGCTTGAAGGGGGACAACCCCAGAACCCACTTGCTGGAGCCATAAGCTCCTTCCCTTATAAG GAAGTACCCAATGTCCGCGTGGTCGAAACAGAGGGATTCAAGCATCCTGATGGACAAAAAGCTCCCTGA